In a genomic window of Pelotomaculum thermopropionicum SI:
- a CDS encoding hypothetical protein (containing partial COG5410, Uncharacterized protein conserved in bacteria and partial COG5362, Phage-related terminase) → MSFDLLDKSQRRARIELLETRVRLIQIKMRHGAKITETQKASYRNDLQELVKLKRIDHAEESVLYFMYEYFSDSMNPENEQNLIPAGVYIEQAPKFHRELCSILDEVSSTDPTARIGWAAPRGHAKSAYLSNAFPVHQIVFKKRKYILVISETDTSAKKFIEWISLQLKYNQKLREDFGELLSPKKSLNDRDNQEAFLTKSGVLVEAASMGKQLRGKRNGSHRPDLVVCDDLESAKNTNTPELRDKNLHWFNSVVIPIGDPQRTAFIYMGTIVHRAGLLPHILKRADFQSRVYSAVVSPPEREDLLEQFENIYRDPENENRLEDALAFYRANQEEMDRGVEVLWPQRFSYAKLMMEKVNIGSRAFGSEFMNNPVDEDTQIFKPGLFTYFDYGDLKDDRGCDLPLDFYAAWDIAFGKNSRSDYNAIVTVARHRKTGVIYVVDAWAKKCPAHEALEVAMEKILQYRNKVFAVETVQAQLDLFRQLRERLAKAGIYTTKLKGVSHKTKKEERIESLEPLFENGYIRVMRHQRLLIEMLENYPTHDHDDLPDALQMAVELCGSGKRRTFHKKPAGL, encoded by the coding sequence GTGAGCTTTGACTTACTGGACAAGTCCCAGCGGCGTGCCCGGATCGAACTTTTGGAAACCCGCGTGAGGCTTATACAAATCAAAATGCGGCACGGGGCGAAAATTACCGAAACCCAGAAGGCCAGCTACCGGAACGACCTGCAAGAACTGGTGAAGCTGAAAAGGATAGACCACGCCGAGGAGTCTGTCCTTTATTTTATGTACGAGTATTTTTCCGACAGCATGAACCCCGAAAACGAGCAAAACTTAATTCCGGCGGGGGTCTACATTGAACAGGCCCCCAAGTTCCACCGCGAACTGTGCAGTATCCTGGATGAAGTCTCTAGCACCGACCCGACGGCCCGGATCGGATGGGCCGCCCCCAGGGGCCACGCAAAATCGGCCTACCTCTCCAACGCCTTTCCCGTCCACCAAATCGTTTTCAAGAAAAGAAAATATATCCTGGTTATTTCCGAAACGGACACTTCGGCCAAGAAGTTTATCGAATGGATATCGCTCCAGCTTAAGTACAACCAAAAACTCCGCGAGGACTTCGGGGAACTGCTTTCCCCCAAGAAGTCTTTAAACGACCGGGACAACCAGGAAGCCTTCCTGACCAAAAGCGGCGTCCTGGTGGAAGCGGCCTCGATGGGCAAGCAGTTACGCGGCAAGCGGAACGGCTCCCACCGGCCCGACCTCGTGGTATGCGACGACCTGGAGAGTGCCAAGAACACCAACACCCCGGAACTACGTGACAAAAATCTACACTGGTTTAACTCCGTAGTCATACCGATAGGCGATCCCCAGCGGACGGCCTTTATCTACATGGGCACCATCGTCCACAGGGCGGGCCTCCTGCCGCATATCCTCAAACGGGCCGACTTCCAAAGCCGCGTCTATTCGGCCGTCGTGTCGCCGCCGGAACGGGAAGACCTCTTGGAACAGTTTGAAAACATCTACCGCGACCCGGAAAACGAAAACCGGCTGGAAGACGCCCTGGCCTTCTACCGTGCCAACCAGGAGGAAATGGACAGGGGCGTGGAAGTCCTCTGGCCCCAGCGGTTTTCCTACGCCAAGTTGATGATGGAAAAGGTAAACATCGGCTCAAGGGCCTTCGGCTCGGAATTTATGAACAACCCCGTAGACGAAGACACCCAGATATTCAAGCCCGGCCTGTTCACCTATTTTGATTACGGCGACCTAAAGGACGACCGGGGATGCGACCTGCCCCTGGACTTTTACGCCGCCTGGGACATCGCCTTCGGGAAAAACAGCCGGTCCGACTATAACGCTATAGTCACAGTGGCACGGCACCGGAAGACCGGCGTTATTTACGTGGTTGACGCCTGGGCCAAGAAGTGCCCGGCCCACGAAGCCTTGGAAGTGGCTATGGAAAAAATCCTACAGTACCGAAACAAAGTATTTGCCGTCGAGACCGTACAGGCCCAGCTTGACCTGTTCCGGCAGTTGCGGGAACGGCTGGCGAAGGCTGGTATTTACACCACCAAACTTAAAGGCGTATCCCACAAGACCAAGAAAGAGGAACGGATCGAAAGCCTGGAGCCGCTGTTTGAAAACGGCTATATCCGGGTGATGCGGCACCAGCGGCTCCTAATTGAAATGCTGGAAAACTACCCCACCCACGACCACGACGACCTCCCCGACGCCCTGCAGATGGCCGTCGAACTATGCGGGAGCGGCAAGAGGAGGACGTTCCATAAAAAACCGGCCGGCTTGTAA
- the WecD gene encoding histone acetyltransferase HPA2 and related acetyltransferases, translating into MKKYRKVELDDNGYLTVLYFAYGSNLNIEQMKARCPGSKPVAVAVVPNYRLTFKGSHRRGYGVADIEQAKTGGYQVFGALYRITAEDLITLDRYEGYPRMYDRYYIPVVLEDGTEVLAFAYQMAPHYVEAAPGEHYFEIIRQGYEDWGIDTASLYEAQDWVGESGKRLEYEF; encoded by the coding sequence ATGAAAAAATACCGTAAAGTAGAGCTTGACGATAATGGTTATCTTACCGTTTTATACTTCGCTTACGGCTCCAACCTTAACATAGAACAGATGAAAGCCCGGTGCCCCGGCTCAAAGCCGGTGGCCGTGGCCGTGGTCCCCAACTACCGGCTGACTTTCAAGGGAAGCCATCGGCGGGGGTACGGAGTGGCCGACATAGAACAGGCCAAGACAGGCGGGTACCAAGTCTTTGGGGCCTTGTACCGGATAACCGCCGAAGACCTTATAACCCTGGACAGGTACGAAGGCTACCCGCGAATGTATGATCGCTACTACATCCCGGTAGTGCTGGAAGACGGCACCGAAGTCCTGGCTTTCGCTTACCAAATGGCCCCCCACTACGTCGAGGCCGCCCCTGGGGAACACTACTTTGAAATAATCCGGCAGGGTTATGAAGATTGGGGGATCGACACGGCCTCGCTTTACGAAGCACAAGATTGGGTTGGTGAAAGCGGAAAACGCCTGGAATATGAATTTTAG
- a CDS encoding ABC-type ATPase (fused to a predicted acetyltransferase domain): MEFTVNRHYAMQTITTPRTLAIAEAFGVSLDDQYTFTVFDNFTLTVAPGDIIYITGDSGSGKSTLLRELHAAHPNVLAAHEITVDPEAPIIESVGHNTPQAVQLLTIVGLNDAFLFLRKYRELSDGQKYRFMLAKMLEADVEAFFIDEFCSILDRDTAKIVAFNMQKVCRKNGKTLVVATAHTDLEADLSPDVVIRKGLGSNVQTLYPWHPPLPHRCTVEAEITLEPGTLRDYKALSRFHYRNDKMFRSAQHVFKYTHRGQTVGVIVYQNPPLALAGRNAWTDRYRAATSEVARLLNQEVTMITRVVLHPKYRGIGLGARLIRDTMPLTGKRYVEMLTTMGTVNPFAEKAGMTRVPYTPFEKFKKLRAQLRLLGWDFTFGSSVAYNLEKLNTLDPDTYRLLATDIIKQVYNAKDGGTMSVNKGHKQAWRRKVDEFSKEEVAKLIKDVMPRERAYYIWENPEYKTMALTS; encoded by the coding sequence GTGGAATTCACAGTAAACCGCCACTATGCCATGCAAACCATAACTACCCCCCGCACCCTCGCCATAGCTGAAGCCTTCGGCGTGTCCCTGGACGACCAGTACACCTTCACCGTCTTTGATAACTTCACCCTGACCGTGGCTCCCGGCGATATCATTTACATCACCGGCGACTCTGGAAGTGGCAAAAGTACGCTTTTACGTGAACTTCACGCGGCCCACCCCAACGTCCTGGCCGCCCATGAAATCACCGTAGACCCGGAAGCCCCGATCATTGAAAGCGTGGGCCATAACACCCCCCAGGCGGTACAGCTTTTAACCATCGTCGGCCTAAATGACGCCTTCCTATTCCTTCGAAAATACCGGGAACTCTCTGACGGCCAAAAGTACCGCTTTATGCTGGCTAAAATGCTGGAAGCCGACGTGGAAGCCTTTTTCATAGATGAATTTTGTTCCATCCTAGACCGCGACACCGCTAAAATCGTGGCCTTCAATATGCAAAAGGTTTGTCGTAAGAACGGTAAGACCCTTGTGGTAGCCACCGCCCACACCGACCTTGAGGCCGACCTTAGCCCTGACGTTGTTATTAGAAAAGGGCTGGGAAGTAACGTACAAACCCTCTACCCCTGGCACCCACCTTTACCTCACCGTTGCACCGTAGAAGCGGAAATCACCCTGGAACCCGGCACGCTAAGAGACTACAAAGCCCTCTCCCGCTTCCACTACCGTAACGACAAAATGTTTAGAAGTGCCCAGCACGTCTTTAAGTACACCCACCGGGGCCAAACGGTGGGTGTTATTGTTTATCAGAACCCTCCGCTGGCCCTGGCCGGCCGTAACGCCTGGACTGACCGTTACCGGGCTGCCACTTCCGAAGTGGCCCGGCTTTTAAACCAGGAAGTAACCATGATAACCCGCGTGGTACTGCACCCCAAGTACCGGGGGATCGGCCTGGGGGCAAGGCTGATTAGGGACACCATGCCCTTGACCGGCAAGCGGTATGTGGAAATGCTGACTACGATGGGAACCGTGAACCCCTTTGCGGAAAAGGCCGGGATGACCCGCGTACCTTATACGCCGTTTGAAAAATTCAAAAAGCTCCGTGCACAGCTTCGGCTCCTGGGCTGGGACTTCACCTTTGGGAGTTCTGTGGCCTATAACTTGGAAAAGTTAAACACGCTAGACCCGGATACTTACCGACTCCTGGCTACCGACATAATAAAGCAAGTCTACAACGCCAAAGACGGTGGAACGATGTCTGTAAACAAAGGGCACAAGCAAGCCTGGAGGCGGAAAGTGGACGAATTCAGCAAAGAAGAAGTAGCAAAGCTGATTAAAGACGTTATGCCCAGGGAAAGGGCTTATTATATCTGGGAAAATCCCGAATACAAAACGATGGCATTAACTTCCTGA
- the Soj gene encoding ATPase (involved in chromosome partitioning), whose amino-acid sequence MFSMPIVSIINYKGGVGKTTLTANLAAELAFRGKKVLAVDLDPQANLTFSFVSVDLWRNKFQDDKTIKFWFDAFIDHGAIKDLSSLIIRPPRVNDITTAPLDIICSHLGLINVDLELAVMLGGSSPRQHRNNFLKIYSLLANGLASFEDKYDLIIIDCPPNFNVVTKNALVASNYYMVPAKPDYLSTLGIEQLNRHVEELIRDYNKYAVEIDDNYNELSPKLLGIIFTMVFIRSGKPIFAQEQYIEQVKRTGLPIFDTLIRENKTAYADAPEYGVPVVIKGASGKTYIDVRSELEELADEFIRKVGL is encoded by the coding sequence ATGTTTTCAATGCCAATAGTTTCGATTATTAACTACAAAGGAGGCGTCGGTAAGACAACTCTTACAGCAAATTTGGCTGCTGAATTGGCATTTAGAGGGAAAAAGGTTTTAGCAGTTGACTTAGATCCTCAAGCGAATTTGACTTTTTCATTTGTGTCGGTTGATTTATGGAGAAACAAATTTCAGGATGATAAAACCATAAAATTTTGGTTTGATGCCTTTATTGATCATGGAGCAATAAAAGACCTATCGAGCTTGATAATTCGGCCACCTAGAGTAAATGATATTACTACAGCACCGCTGGACATTATTTGCTCTCATTTGGGATTAATAAATGTAGACCTTGAATTAGCTGTTATGCTTGGAGGATCATCACCACGCCAACATAGAAATAATTTCCTTAAGATATATTCCTTATTAGCAAATGGATTAGCAAGTTTTGAAGATAAATATGATTTAATAATAATAGATTGTCCGCCAAATTTTAATGTTGTAACAAAAAACGCATTGGTTGCAAGTAATTACTATATGGTTCCTGCAAAGCCTGATTACCTTTCCACCTTGGGTATAGAGCAGTTAAATAGACACGTTGAAGAACTTATTAGGGACTACAATAAATATGCTGTTGAGATTGACGACAATTATAATGAATTATCACCTAAGCTCCTGGGTATAATCTTTACAATGGTATTTATTAGAAGTGGAAAACCAATTTTTGCACAAGAGCAATATATTGAACAAGTTAAGAGGACAGGACTGCCTATATTTGATACGCTAATTCGTGAAAACAAAACTGCATATGCTGATGCACCAGAGTACGGTGTCCCTGTAGTAATTAAAGGTGCTTCTGGAAAAACCTATATTGACGTCCGCTCTGAATTGGAAGAGTTAGCAGATGAATTTATCCGAAAGGTTGGTCTATGA